The sequence CGGCGATCTGCCGATCGGGGTGCTGCCCGAGACGGTGTGGACCTCGCACTGCACCCAACTGAGGCCGGGGGAGATGCTGGTGATCTGTTCGGACGGGCTGCTCGATCTGCTCGACGAGCACAGCGATCGCGTCGAGCTCGGCCGGTTCGTCGCCGACTATCGATCCCCGGAGGCACTCATCGCTGCGGTGCGGGCCCTGGCGGACGGCCGGCCTCCCCTCGACGATGTGACCGTGCTGGCCGTGTACCGGCAAACTCTGTGACGGTCCGGCTCGGGGTGCGGGCTTCGACGATATCGTGAGCAGCCCCGGGGGTGCCCGCGCTCGGGGCGAGCGGGCAGGGGTGGAATCATCGTAGAAACACGCGCCGGTGGAGACAGGGAAGGGACCCAGTAGTGGACCAGCCTCTCATTCCCGAGCCCACCCGCGCCGACCCGGCGACGGTGTTCTCCGCGCTGGCGGAGATCCTCTACAGCGCCTCGGACCCGAGCGAGGTGTACACGGCGATCTGCGTCGCAGCGACCGTGCTGATCCCCGGCTGCGACCATGCGAGCGTGATGCTGCGGCAGGGGAAGAAGTACATCACCGTCGCGGCCACCAGTGAGGTCGCCGCCCGGATCGATGACCTCGAACGACAGCTCGGGCAAGGCCCGTGCGTCGATGCCATCGACGAGCAGATCCCGCAGATCGAGGCCGACCTGCGGGCCGGATCGGACTGGCCACAGTTGGCCGAGGCGATGCTCGCCGACACCCCGGTGCGCGGGGTGATGGCGTTCCGGTTGCTCATCGACCGCACCAAGGTCGGCGCGCTGAACCTGTTCTCCACCACCGCCGGAGCCTTCACCACCGCGGCGGCCGGGCAGGCCAGTGTGCTCGCGGCGTTCGCCTCGGTCACCGCCACCGCCGTCAGCCGCGAGCAGGACATCGCCTCGCTGCGCACCGGGCTGGCGAACAACCGGGAGATCGGCACCGCGGTGGGGCTGTTGATGGCACTGGAGAATCTGTCCGCCGAGGAGGCCTTCGACGTGCTGCGCCGCACCTCCCAGCAGATGAATCTCAAGGTCGCCGACCTGGCCCGGAGTCTGCTCGACCGCCATCGCTCCACCCCCGGATCCTGACCCTGCGGCCTGACCGCCGCTCTCCCGCTCGATTCTCCCGCAAGACGCGGATCGTTTCACCCGACGACCAAGGATGACCGGATGTCGGGTCGGGGCGGTGTAGGTGCCGGGTAGGGGGCTCTTACGGCTTCGCCCACGGTATCGAGCAGGTGGCGGGGGTTCTCGGATGAAGACCGCTGCGGGTGCTCGGTGTGGACGGGTTCGTCGTGGCCGCGCTGTCCGTCACCTACTAGTGATGCCATTTGGTATATGACCAGTTGAGGTGGTGAATACGATGTCGGTGGCGTTCGAGAACGATATCGAGCGGCAATTGCGTGCGATCTCCCCGCGCGCGGAACTTGCGCAGCTCGAGAAGATCCGCGCCGTCCTCGCCGCGGTCGAGGACGGATGGTCGCAGCGGCAGATCGCACGCCGTGTCGGGGTGGAGCAGCCCGAGATCAGCCGACTACTGAAGAAGGCTCGTCTGCGGCCGGATATCCGCGAGCGCACCCCTCGTGAGGTACTGCTGCGGTATGCGGTCGGTGAGCTCGATCACGAGCAGATGATGGACGAACTCGAGCACTGGGACTACACCTTCAGTGGCCCGCCCGAGGGCGACCCGAATGCCGACGTCTACGTGCGCGGCAGCTGGGATCAGATCGAACGCGCGGGGGATCTGCTCTCCGATACCGACTATCAGCGTCTGTTCGAGGTCACCGCGGCGCGGCGGGCGGCGAGCCGCCGATAGTGGAACAGCTGTGCGTCAAGACCCACACCGTTCTCGACTCGTGGTGCGCCCCGGGCGGGATACTCGACGCTGGTGGTGACCGGGCGTCGTTTCGCCTGTACACCGACGACCCACGCCGTCGCACCAAAGGTGCGATTGTCGAGGCGTATCTCTCTGAGCAGGACGGCGTCGAGCGCGGTGGCCGGTGCGCGATCGTCACCGCGGGCGTTCCCGGCGCCGGTAAGTCCACCGCGATCGAGTCCCGTGGTCTGGCAGGACACGGTTGGTGTGTCCTCGATGCGGATCGGCTCGAGGATCACCTGATCGGTGACGGGCTCGGCCGCGGCGTCGCGACCGGGTGGCCGTCGGCGAGGGCGTGTTCGAGGAGGTCGCCGTAGATCCCGTCGTCGACGGTCTGGTGGATCAGGTGGTCCTTGATGATGTCGGCATCGAGTCCGCCGATGGTCCTGCAGGTGCGCGATCTGCTGGCTGAGCAGGGTGGATTTGCCGGCGCTGGGTGGCCCGCGGTGATCAGTCCGAGCGGCCCTCCATTGCAACACTGCACAGATATGTATAGAGTTGCAGCATGACCTCGACCGTGAACATACCCGTGTCCCTCGCGGCGCGTAGGGGCGTATCAGCCCTCGCCGAGCTGAGCGAGGAGAAGCGTGTGGCTCTGACCAGTCACGGTCGCGTGGTCGCCGTCGTGGATTCTCCTGCACGTGTTGACGCCGAGGTCCGCGAGGTCCGCGACGCCGCCTGGGCCGTGGTGGAAGCCGCGGCTGATCTGGCCTCTCAGCGTTCCCGCCGGTACAGCCTCGACGAGCTGTGCGCGAAGGTCGGCGTCGACGCCGGTCGTGTCCGAGAGCGCGCGGCGCAACTGCGCACGCAGTCGGATGCGCGGTAACGAGCGACTGCCTGATGATCAGGCGGAGATCGTCTTCTCCGAGCCGTTCCTGCTTTACCTCGACGAACTGACGGCCGACGAACGGGAGTCGGTGATCTCCGACGTCGTGGCACTCTGCGGCAATCCGGTCGGTAAGCACCCGTTGAGCAACAAGTCGGCCACCGACCGCCTCGCGGGCCTGAACACCGTAGAGGTGCTGAACAAGAGGCACCGCGTCATCTTTTCCGCGCGCATTGAACAGGGCGTCGGGCTCATCGAGGTGATCTGCGCAGGCCCCCGAACCGGGAACGCGGTGTACGACGTCGCGAACGCCCTCGTGCGGTCGGGGCAGCTCACCGAGGAGGAGGCCACGCAGGTCTGGGACGCCCTCGCGTTGCTGGACATCATTGCCGAGACTGTGGGGCTCGACAGCTGGGACTACACGCCCCAACCTGCCGAGGCGCACCTCGTCCGCGCGCTAGTGCAACTCGGACTTCTCCCCGAGGAACTCGCCGTGGTTGTGTCCCGCCCCGAGGCCGAAGCGGCGATGCGCGACGGATACGACGA comes from Rhodococcus sp. B50 and encodes:
- a CDS encoding GAF and ANTAR domain-containing protein; translation: MDQPLIPEPTRADPATVFSALAEILYSASDPSEVYTAICVAATVLIPGCDHASVMLRQGKKYITVAATSEVAARIDDLERQLGQGPCVDAIDEQIPQIEADLRAGSDWPQLAEAMLADTPVRGVMAFRLLIDRTKVGALNLFSTTAGAFTTAAAGQASVLAAFASVTATAVSREQDIASLRTGLANNREIGTAVGLLMALENLSAEEAFDVLRRTSQQMNLKVADLARSLLDRHRSTPGS